A part of Aspergillus flavus chromosome 5, complete sequence genomic DNA contains:
- a CDS encoding aminotransferase class-III-domain-containing protein encodes MASIARSSFRLRSVTRVPTARTISTTPHLRAAAKPFFADEPAGPKLATAIPGPKNKAATAELDKVFDVRSLNMLTDYSKSIGNYIADLDGNVLLDVYAQIASIPVGYNNPHLTKVAQSPEMTTSLINRPALGNFPSADWADILNTGILKVAPKGLNQVFTAMAGSDANETAYKAAFMYYRQLQRGGPEKEFTEEELQTTMNNQSPGSPQLSIMSFKSAFHGRLFGSLSTTRSKPIHKLDIPAFDWPQAPFPSLKYPLEEHAQENAQEEQRCLQETERLIKEWHNPVAAVVVEPIQSEGGDNHASPAFFRGLREITKRNNVLFIVDEVQTGVGATGKFWAHDHWNLETPPDMVTFSKKAQTAGYYYGNPALRPNKPYRQFNTWMGDPARALIFRGIIEEIERLNLVEHTAKTGEYLYSGLQRLAEKYPEHLQNLRGKGQGTFIAWDTPKRDEFLGKAKGVGVNIGGSGVSAVRLRPMLIFQQHHADILLESIEKIIKQL; translated from the exons ATGGCCTCCATTGCTCGCTCCAGCTTCAGATTGCGCTCGGTGACGCGCGTGCCGACTGCCCGCACCATCAGCACCACCCCGCACCTTCGCGCGGCGGCGAAGCCCTTCTTTGCTGATGAGCCCGCTGGTCCCAAGTTGGCCACCGCCATCCCGGGCCCTAAGAACAAGGCTGCCACAGCTGAATTGGACAAGGTCTTTGACGTGCGAAGCTTGAACATGCTCACTGATTATTCCAAGTCTATTGGTAACTA TATTGCTGATCTCGATGGAAATGTCCTCCTGGATGT CTACGCTCAGATTGCTTCTATCCCTGTTGGCTACAACAACCCCCATCTCACCAAAGTCGCTCAATCGCCCGAGATGACTACCTCTTTGATCAACCGACCAGCCCTGGGCAACTTCCCCTCTGCTGACTGGGCTGACATCTTGAACACTGGTATCCTCAAGGTCGCCCCCAAGGGCCTGAACCAGGTCTTCACCGCCATGGCCGGATCTGACGCCAACGAGACTGCCTACAAAGCCGCTTTCATGTACTACCGTCAGTTGCAGCGTGGAGGTCCCGAGAAGGAGTTCACTGAGGAGGAACTGCAGACTACCATGAACAACCAGTCTCCAGGCTCCCCACAGCTGTCTATCATGTCCTTCAAGTCTGCTTTCCACGGCCGTCTCTTTGGCAGTCTGTCCACCACCCGCAGTAAGCCCATCCACAAGCTCGACATCCCTGCCTTCGACTGGCCCCAGGCgcctttcccctccctcaaGTACCCACTTGAAGAGCATGCTCAGGAGAACGCCCAGGAGGAACAGCGCTGCCTCCAGGAGACCGAGCGTTTGATCAAGGAATGGCACAACCCTGTCGCCGCCGTCGTTGTCGAGCCCATCCAGTCCGAGGGTGGAGACAACCACGCCTCTCCTGCCTTCTTCCGCGGCCTGCGCGAGATCACCAAGCGTAACAACGTTCTCTTCATCGTCGATGAGGTGCAGACCGGTGTTGGAGCTACAGGCAAGTTCTGGGCCCACGACCACTGGAACCTCGAGACCCCTCCCGACATGGTGACCTTCtcgaagaaggcccagaCCGCCGGTTACTACTACGGTAACCCCGCCCTGCGTCCCAACAAGCCTTACCGTCAGTTCAACACCTGGATGGGTGACCCCGCTCGTGCCCTCATCTTCCGTGGTATCATTGAGGAGATCGAGCGCCTGAACCTCGTCGAGCACACCGCCAAGACCGGTGAATACCTGTACTCTGGTCTCCAGCGCCTTGCTGAGAAGTACCCCGAGCATCTGCAGAACCTCCGTGGTAAGGGCCAGGGAACCTTCATTGCCTGGGATACCCCCAAGCGTGACGAGTTCCTCGGCAAGGCCAAGGGCGTCGGTGTCAACATTGGTGGAAGCGGAGTCAGCGCCGTTCGCCTCCGGCCCATGCTGATCTTCCAGCAGCACCATG CTGATATCCTCCTGGAGAGCATTGAGAAGATTATCAAGCAGCTGTAA